The following are from one region of the Escherichia sp. E4742 genome:
- the gstB gene encoding glutathione S-transferase GstB: MITLWGRNNSTNVKKVLLTLEELDLPYEQILAGREFGVNHDADFLAMNPNGLVPLLRDDESDLILWESNAIVRYLAAQYGQNRLWIDSPARRAEAEKWMDWANQTFSNAHRGILMGLVRTPPEERDQAAIDASCKECDALFALLDAELAKVKWFSGDKFGVGDIAIAPFIYNLFNVGLTWTPRPNLERWYQQLTERPAVRKVVMIPVS, from the coding sequence ATGATTACGCTGTGGGGCCGGAATAATTCAACCAACGTAAAAAAAGTGTTGCTGACGCTCGAAGAACTGGATCTACCTTATGAGCAAATTCTCGCGGGCCGTGAGTTTGGAGTAAACCACGATGCCGACTTTCTGGCGATGAATCCCAACGGGCTGGTGCCACTGTTGCGCGACGACGAAAGTGATTTAATTCTCTGGGAATCGAACGCCATTGTCCGCTACCTGGCTGCACAGTACGGGCAAAACCGCTTGTGGATCGACTCGCCAGCACGTCGTGCAGAAGCGGAAAAATGGATGGACTGGGCAAACCAGACGTTCAGTAATGCCCATCGCGGGATCCTGATGGGATTGGTCAGAACACCACCGGAAGAGCGCGACCAGGCCGCCATTGATGCCAGTTGCAAGGAATGCGACGCTCTGTTTGCCCTTCTTGATGCGGAATTGGCAAAAGTGAAATGGTTCTCTGGTGATAAATTTGGCGTGGGTGATATCGCTATTGCACCGTTTATCTACAATTTGTTTAACGTCGGTCTGACCTGGACACCGCGTCCAAATCTGGAACGCTGGTATCAACAGCTCACCGAACGCCCCGCAGTGCGTAAAGTGGTGATGATCCCCGTTAGCTAA
- a CDS encoding PQQ-dependent sugar dehydrogenase: MHRQSLFLVPFLCVSSALWAAPATVNVEVLQDKLDHPWALTFLPDNHGMLITLRGGELRHWQEGKGLSSSLAGVPEVWAHGQGGLLDVALAPDFAQSRRIWLSYSEQGDDDKVGTAVGYGRLSDDLTKITDFRTVFRQMPKLSTGNHFGGRLVFDGKGYLFIGLGENNQRPTAQDLDKLQGKLVRLTDQGEIPDDNPFVNESGARAEIWSYGIRNPQGMAMNPWSNALWLNEHGPRGGDEINIPEKGKNYGWPLATWGINYSGLKIPEAKGEIVAGTEQPIFYWKDSPAVSGMAFYNSDKFPQWQQKLFIGALKDKDVIVMSVNGNKVTEDGRILTDRGQRIRDVRTGPDGYLYVLTDESNGELLKVSPRNN, from the coding sequence ATGCATCGACAATCCCTTTTCCTTGTGCCCTTTCTCTGTGTTTCTTCCGCTCTCTGGGCGGCGCCTGCAACGGTAAATGTCGAAGTATTGCAAGATAAACTCGACCATCCCTGGGCGCTGACCTTTTTACCCGATAATCACGGTATGTTAATCACGCTGCGCGGTGGCGAGTTACGCCACTGGCAAGAAGGAAAAGGATTATCTTCGTCGCTGGCTGGTGTGCCGGAAGTCTGGGCGCACGGGCAGGGAGGTTTGTTGGATGTAGCTTTAGCGCCTGATTTTGCCCAGTCTCGCCGCATCTGGTTAAGTTATTCAGAACAGGGAGATGATGACAAAGTCGGTACTGCCGTAGGTTATGGCCGTTTGAGCGATGATCTGACAAAAATAACGGATTTCCGCACCGTTTTTCGTCAGATGCCTAAGCTTTCTACCGGTAACCATTTTGGTGGACGGTTGGTGTTTGACGGCAAAGGTTATTTGTTTATTGGTCTGGGGGAAAACAATCAGCGCCCGACGGCGCAGGATCTGGATAAATTGCAGGGTAAATTAGTGCGCCTGACCGACCAGGGCGAGATTCCAGATGATAATCCTTTTGTAAATGAATCCGGTGCGCGCGCCGAGATCTGGTCTTACGGCATTCGTAATCCGCAAGGGATGGCGATGAATCCGTGGAGCAATGCGCTGTGGCTGAATGAGCATGGTCCGCGCGGTGGTGATGAAATTAATATCCCGGAAAAAGGCAAAAACTACGGTTGGCCGCTGGCTACCTGGGGCATCAATTACTCGGGACTTAAAATACCGGAAGCGAAAGGGGAAATCGTTGCCGGAACCGAACAACCGATTTTCTACTGGAAAGATTCGCCTGCCGTGAGCGGTATGGCCTTCTATAACAGCGACAAATTCCCCCAGTGGCAGCAAAAATTATTTATTGGCGCGTTAAAAGACAAAGATGTCATCGTGATGAGCGTCAACGGTAACAAAGTGACAGAAGATGGCCGCATATTAACGGACAGAGGGCAGCGAATTCGTGATGTTCGCACTGGGCCCGACGGTTATTTGTACGTATTGACCGACGAGTCCAATGGCGAATTACTGAAAGTAAGTCCACGTAATAATTAG
- a CDS encoding MFS transporter, with amino-acid sequence MAANSSRNALKRRTWALFMFFFLPGLLMASWATRTPAIRDILSVSTAEMGGVLFGLSIGSMSGILCSAWLVKRFGTRNVILVTMSCALIGMMILSLALWLTSPLLFAVGLGVFGASFGSAEVAINVEGAAVEREMNKTVLPMMHGFYSLGTLAGAGVGMALTAFGVPATVHILLAALVGIAPIYIAIQAIPDGTGKNAADGTQHSEKGVPFYRDIQLLLIGVVVLAMAFAEGSANDWLPLLMVDGHGFSPTSGSLIYAGFTLGMTVGRFTGGWFIDRYSRVAVVRASALMGALGIGLIIFVDSAWVAGVSVVLWGLGASLGFPLTISAASDTGPDAPTRVSVVATTGYLAFLVGPPLLGYLGEHYGLRSAMLVVLALVILAAIVAKAVAKPDTKTQTAMENS; translated from the coding sequence ATGGCCGCAAATTCTTCACGTAATGCCTTGAAACGCCGTACCTGGGCGTTGTTTATGTTCTTCTTTTTACCGGGGCTGCTAATGGCGTCCTGGGCAACCCGTACGCCAGCTATTCGCGACATTCTTTCTGTCTCGACTGCTGAAATGGGCGGTGTACTCTTTGGCCTGTCGATTGGTTCAATGAGCGGAATTCTCTGCTCGGCGTGGTTAGTAAAACGCTTTGGGACGCGTAATGTCATCCTGGTCACCATGTCCTGCGCATTGATCGGGATGATGATACTAAGTCTGGCACTCTGGCTGACATCGCCCCTGCTCTTTGCCGTTGGTCTTGGCGTTTTTGGCGCCAGTTTTGGTTCCGCTGAAGTTGCGATAAACGTTGAAGGTGCTGCCGTTGAGCGAGAAATGAATAAAACGGTTTTGCCGATGATGCATGGCTTCTACAGTCTCGGTACGCTGGCGGGGGCTGGTGTAGGGATGGCGCTGACGGCCTTTGGAGTTCCGGCAACTGTTCACATTTTGCTGGCGGCGCTGGTGGGCATCGCGCCTATTTATATCGCTATTCAGGCAATCCCTGACGGTACGGGAAAAAATGCTGCCGATGGCACGCAGCATAGTGAAAAAGGGGTTCCTTTTTATCGCGATATTCAGTTGCTATTAATTGGTGTCGTGGTGCTGGCAATGGCTTTTGCAGAAGGATCTGCCAACGACTGGTTACCCTTATTAATGGTTGATGGCCACGGATTTAGCCCAACGTCCGGCTCATTGATATACGCAGGTTTCACATTGGGGATGACCGTTGGACGTTTTACCGGCGGCTGGTTTATTGATCGCTACAGCCGCGTTGCCGTGGTACGTGCCAGTGCACTAATGGGTGCGTTGGGTATCGGGCTGATTATTTTTGTTGATAGCGCCTGGGTCGCCGGGGTATCTGTCGTTCTTTGGGGACTGGGTGCCTCGCTGGGCTTCCCGCTGACCATTTCAGCCGCCAGTGATACCGGCCCCGATGCGCCAACCCGTGTCAGCGTAGTGGCCACGACCGGTTATCTGGCTTTCCTCGTCGGGCCGCCTCTTCTGGGCTATCTCGGCGAACATTATGGATTACGTAGTGCAATGCTGGTTGTACTGGCGCTGGTTATTCTCGCGGCTATCGTCGCAAAAGCCGTCGCCAAACCCGATACAAAAACGCAGACTGCGATGGAGAATAGTTGA
- the rcdA gene encoding DNA-binding transcriptional regulator RcdA, translated as MRRANDPQRREKIIQATLEAVKLYGIHAVTHRKIATLAGVPLGSMTYYFSGIDELLLEAFSSFTEIMSRQYQAFFSDVSDAPGACQAITDMIYSSQVATPDNMELMYQLYALASRKPLLKTVMQNWMQRSQQTLEQWFEPGTARALDAFIEGMTLHFVTDRKPLSREEILRMVARVAGLEINFRQQKTHQP; from the coding sequence ATGCGTCGCGCTAACGATCCACAACGGCGAGAAAAAATCATCCAGGCCACTCTCGAGGCGGTGAAACTTTACGGAATACATGCCGTGACGCACCGTAAAATAGCTACCCTTGCCGGGGTACCGTTAGGGTCGATGACCTACTATTTTTCAGGAATTGATGAGCTATTGCTGGAGGCGTTCAGCAGTTTTACTGAGATCATGTCCCGGCAATATCAGGCATTTTTTAGCGATGTTAGTGATGCTCCAGGCGCATGCCAGGCTATCACCGATATGATCTACAGCTCACAGGTTGCAACGCCGGACAACATGGAACTGATGTATCAACTCTACGCGCTGGCCAGTCGAAAACCGCTATTAAAAACGGTAATGCAAAACTGGATGCAGCGCAGTCAGCAAACGCTCGAACAATGGTTTGAACCCGGAACTGCCCGGGCTCTGGATGCTTTTATTGAAGGGATGACGCTGCATTTTGTCACTGACCGTAAGCCGCTATCGCGCGAGGAGATTTTACGGATGGTGGCACGAGTGGCAGGGCTGGAGATAAATTTCAGGCAACAAAAAACCCATCAACCTTGA
- a CDS encoding inner membrane protein YbjM, protein MKHKQRWAGAICCFVLFIVVCLFLATQMKGAFRAAGHPEIGLLFFILPGAVASFFSQRREVLKPLFGAMLAAPCSMLIMRLFFSPTRSFWQELAWLLSAVFWCALGALCFLFISSLFKSQHRKNQ, encoded by the coding sequence GTGAAACATAAACAACGTTGGGCGGGGGCAATCTGCTGTTTTGTCCTCTTCATTGTAGTGTGCCTGTTCCTGGCGACGCAAATGAAAGGCGCTTTTCGGGCTGCCGGGCATCCTGAAATCGGCTTGCTGTTTTTCATTCTTCCTGGGGCGGTTGCCAGCTTTTTTTCGCAGCGTAGAGAAGTTCTTAAACCGCTGTTTGGCGCAATGCTGGCGGCACCGTGTTCTATGTTAATTATGCGTCTGTTTTTTTCACCAACACGCTCATTCTGGCAAGAGCTGGCGTGGTTATTGAGCGCCGTCTTCTGGTGTGCGTTGGGGGCGTTGTGTTTCTTGTTTATTAGTAGTTTGTTCAAGTCACAGCACAGAAAAAATCAATAA
- the ybjG gene encoding undecaprenyl-diphosphate phosphatase, with amino-acid sequence MLENLNYSLFSLINATPDSSPWMISLAIFIAKDLITVVPLLAGVLWLWGRTAQRQIVIKIAIALAVSLFVSWGMGHLFPHDRPFVENIGYNFLHHAADDSFPSDHGTVIFTFALAFLIWHRLWSGSLLMVLAVIIAWSRVYLGVHWPLDMLGGLLAGMIGCLSAQIIWQAAGAMLYQRLQLWYRFCFALPIRKGWVRG; translated from the coding sequence ATGCTGGAAAATCTCAATTACTCATTATTCTCTCTAATTAATGCCACGCCAGATTCTTCTCCGTGGATGATCTCGTTGGCGATTTTTATTGCCAAAGATTTGATTACTGTGGTGCCGCTACTGGCCGGGGTACTTTGGCTGTGGGGACGTACGGCGCAACGGCAGATAGTGATAAAAATAGCGATCGCACTGGCTGTAAGTCTGTTTGTTTCCTGGGGGATGGGTCATTTATTTCCGCATGACCGCCCGTTTGTCGAGAATATCGGCTATAACTTCCTGCACCATGCGGCGGATGACTCTTTCCCGAGCGATCACGGCACGGTGATCTTCACCTTCGCTCTGGCATTTTTAATCTGGCATCGTTTGTGGTCCGGATCGCTTCTCATGGTGCTGGCCGTAATTATTGCCTGGTCGCGGGTCTACCTTGGCGTCCACTGGCCGCTGGACATGCTCGGTGGATTGTTGGCGGGAATGATTGGTTGCCTTAGCGCCCAGATTATCTGGCAAGCTGCGGGGGCGATGCTCTACCAGCGACTGCAATTGTGGTATCGCTTCTGTTTCGCCTTACCGATCCGTAAAGGCTGGGTGCGTGGCTGA
- the dacC gene encoding serine-type D-Ala-D-Ala carboxypeptidase codes for MTQYSSLLRGLAAGSAFLFLFAPTAFAAEQTVDAPSVDARAWILMDYASGKVLAEGNADEKLDPASLTKIMTSYVVGQALKADKIKLTDMVTVGKDAWATGNPALRGSSVMFLKPGDQVSVADLNKGVIIQSGNDACIALADYVAGSQESFIGLMNGYAKKLGLTNTTFQTVHGLDAPGQFSTARDMALLGKALIHDVPEEYAIHKEKEFTFNKIRQPNRNRLLWSSNVNVDGMKTGTTAGAGYNLVASATQGDMRLISVVLGAKTDRIRFNESEKLLTWGFRFFETVTPIKPDATFVTQRVWFGDKSEVNLGAGEGGSVTIPRGQLKNLKASYTLTEPQLTAPLKKGQVVGTIDFQLNGKSIEQRPLIVMENVEEGGFFGRIWDFVMMKFHQWFGSWFS; via the coding sequence ATGACGCAATACTCCTCTCTCCTTCGTGGTCTTGCAGCGGGTTCTGCATTTTTATTCCTTTTTGCCCCAACGGCATTCGCGGCGGAACAAACCGTTGACGCGCCGAGCGTGGATGCGCGTGCATGGATTTTAATGGATTACGCCAGCGGAAAAGTGCTGGCTGAAGGTAATGCGGATGAGAAACTGGACCCAGCCAGTCTGACCAAAATCATGACCAGTTATGTGGTTGGGCAGGCGCTCAAGGCCGATAAGATCAAACTCACCGATATGGTGACGGTCGGTAAAGATGCCTGGGCAACGGGCAATCCGGCGCTGCGCGGTTCATCGGTGATGTTCCTCAAACCGGGCGATCAGGTTTCGGTGGCGGATTTAAACAAAGGTGTGATTATTCAGTCCGGTAATGATGCCTGTATTGCACTGGCAGATTACGTCGCGGGCAGTCAGGAGTCATTTATTGGCTTGATGAATGGTTACGCTAAAAAATTGGGCCTGACCAACACCACCTTCCAGACGGTGCACGGCCTCGACGCACCGGGGCAGTTCAGTACCGCACGCGATATGGCCTTGCTGGGCAAAGCGTTAATCCACGATGTACCGGAAGAGTACGCCATTCATAAAGAGAAGGAATTTACCTTCAACAAGATTCGCCAGCCTAACCGTAACCGTCTGCTGTGGAGTAGTAATGTCAATGTCGATGGCATGAAGACCGGTACTACGGCAGGAGCCGGTTACAACCTGGTGGCCTCCGCGACCCAGGGCGACATGCGTTTGATCTCCGTGGTGCTGGGGGCAAAAACTGACCGCATCCGTTTTAATGAGTCTGAGAAATTACTGACCTGGGGCTTCCGCTTCTTTGAAACCGTGACACCAATTAAACCTGATGCCACCTTTGTGACCCAGCGCGTCTGGTTCGGTGATAAGAGTGAAGTGAATCTCGGCGCAGGCGAAGGGGGATCAGTGACCATTCCTCGCGGGCAACTGAAAAACCTGAAAGCGAGTTATACGTTAACGGAACCGCAGCTCACCGCGCCGCTGAAAAAAGGTCAGGTTGTCGGCACCATTGATTTCCAGCTTAATGGTAAATCTATTGAACAGCGCCCGTTGATCGTGATGGAAAATGTGGAAGAAGGCGGGTTCTTTGGTCGGATATGGGACTTCGTGATGATGAAATTCCATCAGTGGTTCGGTAGCTGGTTCTCTTAA
- the ybjI gene encoding 5-amino-6-(5-phospho-D-ribitylamino)uracil phosphatase yields MGIKLIAVDMDGTFLSDQKTYNRERFMAQYQQMKAQGIRFVVASGNQYYQLISFFPEIADEIAFVAENGGWVVSEGKDVFNGELSKDAFATVVAHLLTRPEVEIIACGKNSAYTLKKYDDAMKTVAEMYYHRLEYVDNFDNLEDIFFKFGLNLSDELIPQVQKALHEAIGDVMVPVHTGNGSIDLIIPGVHKANGLRQLQKLWGIDDSEVVVFGDGGNDIEMLRQAGYSFAMENAGSAVVAAAKYRAGSNNREGVLDVIDKVLKHEAPFNQ; encoded by the coding sequence ATGGGCATTAAATTAATTGCGGTAGACATGGACGGTACTTTCTTAAGCGATCAAAAAACCTATAACCGCGAGCGGTTTATGGCCCAATATCAGCAGATGAAAGCACAAGGTATTCGCTTTGTGGTTGCCAGCGGGAATCAATATTATCAGTTGATCTCATTCTTCCCCGAAATTGCTGATGAAATTGCTTTTGTGGCGGAAAATGGCGGCTGGGTAGTGAGCGAAGGCAAAGATGTTTTTAATGGCGAGCTATCGAAAGATGCTTTTGCCACTGTCGTGGCGCATTTGCTGACGCGCCCGGAAGTGGAGATTATTGCCTGCGGTAAAAATAGCGCCTATACCCTCAAAAAATATGACGATGCCATGAAAACTGTGGCGGAAATGTATTATCACCGTCTGGAATACGTCGATAACTTTGACAACTTAGAAGATATCTTCTTCAAGTTTGGCCTGAATCTTTCCGATGAACTGATTCCACAAGTGCAGAAAGCATTACATGAAGCCATCGGCGATGTTATGGTGCCAGTGCATACCGGCAACGGCAGCATCGATTTAATCATCCCCGGCGTGCATAAAGCCAATGGCCTGCGTCAACTCCAGAAATTATGGGGAATAGACGACAGCGAAGTCGTGGTCTTTGGCGATGGCGGTAATGATATTGAGATGCTGCGTCAGGCAGGGTACAGCTTCGCAATGGAAAATGCCGGCAGCGCGGTTGTTGCAGCGGCGAAATATCGTGCAGGTTCCAATAACCGTGAAGGCGTACTGGACGTGATTGATAAAGTTCTTAAACACGAAGCGCCATTTAATCAATAA
- the mdfA gene encoding multidrug efflux MFS transporter MdfA, protein MQNRLANGARLGRQALLFPLCLVLYEFSTYIGNDMIQPGMLAVVEQYQAGIDWVPTSMTAYLAGGMFLQWLLGPLSDRIGRRPVMLAGVVWFIITCLAILLAQNIEQFTLLRFLQGISLCFIGAVGYAAIQESFEEAVCIKITALMANVALIAPLLGPLVGAAWIHVLPWEGMFVLFAALATISFFGLQRAMPETATRIGEKLSLKELGRDYKLVLKNGRFVAGALALGFVSLPLLAWIAQSPIIIITGEQLSSYEYGLLQVPIFGALIAGNLLLARLTSRRTVRSLIIMGGWPIMIGLLVAAAATVISSHAYLWMTAGLSIYAFGIGLANAGLVRLTLFASDMSKGTVSAAMGMLQMLIFTVGIEISKHAYLNGGNGLFNLFNLANGILWLLLMFIFLKDKQVGNSHEG, encoded by the coding sequence ATGCAAAATAGATTAGCTAATGGTGCCAGACTTGGACGTCAGGCATTACTTTTCCCTCTCTGTCTGGTGCTCTACGAATTCTCAACCTATATCGGTAACGATATGATTCAGCCCGGTATGTTGGCCGTGGTGGAACAGTACCAGGCGGGCATTGATTGGGTTCCTACCTCGATGACCGCGTACCTTGCGGGTGGGATGTTTTTACAGTGGCTGCTGGGGCCATTGTCGGATCGTATTGGTCGCCGTCCGGTGATGCTGGCGGGCGTAGTGTGGTTTATCATCACTTGTCTGGCGATATTACTGGCGCAAAACATTGAACAATTCACGCTGTTGCGCTTCTTGCAGGGCATAAGCCTCTGTTTCATTGGCGCTGTTGGTTACGCCGCAATTCAGGAGTCCTTCGAAGAGGCGGTTTGTATCAAGATCACCGCGCTGATGGCGAACGTGGCGCTGATTGCTCCGCTACTCGGCCCGTTGGTGGGCGCGGCGTGGATCCATGTGCTGCCCTGGGAAGGGATGTTTGTATTATTTGCCGCATTGGCAACGATCTCCTTCTTCGGCCTGCAACGTGCCATGCCAGAAACCGCCACGCGTATAGGCGAGAAACTGTCGCTGAAAGAGCTCGGTCGTGACTACAAGCTGGTGCTGAAGAATGGTCGCTTTGTTGCGGGGGCGCTGGCACTGGGGTTTGTTAGTCTGCCGTTGCTGGCGTGGATTGCCCAGTCGCCGATTATTATCATAACCGGCGAGCAGTTGAGCAGCTATGAATATGGTTTGCTGCAAGTTCCCATTTTCGGCGCATTAATTGCGGGGAACCTACTGTTGGCGCGACTGACCTCGCGTCGCACCGTACGTTCGCTGATCATTATGGGCGGTTGGCCGATTATGATTGGTCTGTTGGTCGCCGCTGCGGCAACGGTCATCTCATCGCACGCGTATTTATGGATGACCGCCGGGTTAAGTATTTATGCTTTCGGTATTGGTCTGGCGAATGCGGGACTGGTGCGATTAACCCTGTTTGCCAGCGATATGAGTAAAGGTACTGTCTCGGCGGCGATGGGGATGTTGCAAATGCTGATTTTCACTGTCGGTATTGAGATCAGTAAACACGCGTATCTGAACGGCGGCAACGGTCTGTTTAATCTCTTCAACCTTGCTAACGGAATTTTGTGGCTGCTGCTGATGTTTATCTTTTTAAAAGATAAACAGGTAGGAAATTCACACGAAGGGTAA
- a CDS encoding aspartate:alanine antiporter gives MNINVAELLNGNYILLLFVVLALGLCLGKLRLGSIQLGNSIGVLVVSLLLGQQHFSINTDALNLGFMLFIFCVGVEAGPNFFSIFFRDGKNYLMLALVMVSSALVIALGLGKLFGWDIGLTAGMLAGSMTSTPVLVGAGDTLRHSGMESGQLSTALDNLSLGYALTYLIGLVSLIVGARYLPKLQHQDLQTSAQQIARERGLDTDASRKVYLPVIRAYRVGPELVAWTDGKNLRELGIYRQTGCYIERIRRNGILANPDGDAVLQMGDEIALVGYPDAHARLDPSFRNGKEVFDRDLLDMRIVTEEVVVKNHNAVGKRLAQLKLTDHGCFLNRVIRSQIEMPIDDNVVLNKGDVLQVSGDARRVKTIADRIGFISIHSQVTDLLAFCAFFVIGLMIGMITFQFSTFSFGMGNAAGLLFAGIMLGFMRANHPTFGYIPQGALSMVKEFGLMVFMAGVGLSAGSGINNGLGAIGGQMLIAGLIVSLVPVVICFLFGAYVLRMNRALLFGAMMGARTCAPAMEIISDTARSNIPALGYAGTYAIANVLLTLAGTIIVMVWPGLG, from the coding sequence GTGAATATAAACGTCGCCGAATTGTTAAATGGGAATTACATTCTGTTATTATTTGTAGTCCTTGCGCTTGGACTATGTCTAGGAAAATTACGACTTGGTTCAATCCAACTGGGTAATTCCATTGGCGTTTTAGTCGTATCGTTACTATTAGGGCAACAACATTTCAGCATTAACACCGACGCGCTTAATCTTGGCTTTATGTTGTTTATTTTCTGCGTCGGGGTCGAAGCCGGACCCAACTTTTTTTCCATTTTTTTCCGCGATGGGAAAAATTACCTAATGTTAGCTCTGGTGATGGTTAGCAGTGCGCTGGTGATCGCCTTAGGGTTGGGTAAGCTGTTTGGCTGGGATATCGGTCTGACGGCCGGTATGTTGGCTGGCTCCATGACATCGACACCGGTTCTGGTCGGTGCTGGCGACACATTACGCCATTCTGGTATGGAAAGCGGACAGCTCTCCACAGCACTGGATAATCTAAGCCTTGGGTATGCGTTAACTTATTTAATTGGCCTGGTGAGTTTAATTGTCGGTGCACGTTATTTACCGAAGTTGCAACATCAGGATTTACAGACCAGCGCCCAACAAATCGCTCGCGAACGTGGCCTGGACACCGATGCCAGCCGAAAAGTTTATTTGCCGGTGATCCGCGCCTACCGTGTCGGCCCGGAGCTGGTGGCCTGGACCGACGGCAAAAATCTGCGTGAATTGGGTATTTATCGTCAAACTGGTTGCTACATTGAACGTATTCGTCGTAACGGGATTCTGGCAAATCCGGATGGCGACGCCGTGCTGCAAATGGGCGATGAGATAGCGTTAGTGGGATATCCAGACGCCCATGCCCGCCTCGATCCCAGCTTCCGTAACGGTAAAGAAGTTTTTGATCGTGACCTTCTCGACATGCGTATCGTCACTGAAGAGGTCGTCGTCAAAAACCATAACGCGGTAGGTAAACGTCTGGCACAACTGAAGTTGACCGATCACGGTTGCTTCCTTAACCGCGTCATCCGCAGCCAGATTGAGATGCCAATTGATGACAACGTTGTGCTTAATAAAGGTGATGTTTTGCAGGTGAGCGGCGATGCCCGTCGCGTGAAAACCATTGCTGACCGCATCGGCTTTATCTCGATTCACAGCCAGGTCACAGACCTGCTGGCATTCTGCGCGTTCTTTGTTATTGGCCTGATGATCGGGATGATCACCTTCCAGTTCAGTACATTTAGCTTCGGCATGGGTAACGCTGCTGGCTTGTTATTCGCCGGCATTATGTTGGGCTTTATGCGCGCTAACCACCCGACCTTCGGTTACATTCCGCAGGGGGCGTTAAGCATGGTGAAAGAATTCGGCTTGATGGTGTTTATGGCAGGCGTTGGTTTAAGCGCCGGTAGCGGCATTAATAACGGCCTGGGCGCGATCGGTGGTCAGATGTTAATTGCCGGATTGATTGTCAGTCTGGTGCCGGTGGTTATCTGCTTCCTGTTCGGCGCTTATGTACTGCGTATGAACCGCGCACTCCTGTTCGGCGCGATGATGGGGGCACGTACTTGTGCTCCGGCAATGGAGATCATCAGCGACACCGCACGCAGTAACATCCCAGCCTTAGGTTATGCGGGTACTTATGCAATAGCTAACGTACTGCTAACGCTGGCCGGGACAATCATTGTCATGGTATGGCCAGGACTCGGATAA
- the deoR gene encoding DNA-binding transcriptional repressor DeoR: protein METRREERIGQLLQELKRSDKLHLKDAAALLGVSEMTIRRDLNNNSAPVVLLGGYIVLEPRSASHYLLSDQKSRLVEEKRRAAKLAATLVEPGQTLFFDCGTTTPWIIEAIDNEIPFTAVCYSLNTFLALQEKPHCRAFLSGGEFHASNAIFKPIDFQLTLNNFCPDIAFYSAAGVHISKGATCFNLEELPVKHWAMSMAQKHVLVVDHSKFGKVRPARMSDLKRFDIVVSDRCPEDEYVKYAQTQRIKLMY from the coding sequence ATGGAAACACGTCGCGAAGAGCGCATCGGGCAATTACTCCAGGAATTAAAACGCAGCGATAAGTTACATCTGAAGGACGCCGCCGCCCTACTTGGGGTTTCAGAGATGACGATTCGTCGCGACCTGAATAACAACAGCGCCCCCGTCGTATTACTCGGCGGCTATATCGTTCTCGAACCACGCAGCGCCAGCCATTACCTGCTAAGCGACCAAAAATCCCGTCTGGTGGAAGAAAAACGCCGCGCTGCGAAACTGGCCGCAACGTTGGTAGAACCCGGTCAGACCCTCTTTTTTGACTGCGGCACCACTACGCCCTGGATTATTGAAGCGATTGATAATGAAATCCCTTTCACCGCCGTTTGTTATTCACTAAATACCTTTCTGGCGCTGCAAGAGAAACCACATTGCCGGGCGTTTCTTAGTGGTGGAGAATTTCACGCCAGCAACGCCATCTTCAAACCCATCGATTTTCAGTTGACGTTGAATAATTTCTGTCCAGATATCGCTTTTTATTCCGCTGCCGGAGTGCATATCAGTAAAGGTGCTACCTGTTTTAATCTTGAGGAACTGCCGGTAAAACACTGGGCTATGTCGATGGCGCAAAAGCATGTTCTGGTTGTCGACCACAGTAAGTTTGGCAAGGTACGTCCGGCACGCATGAGCGACCTGAAACGCTTTGATATTGTGGTAAGCGATCGTTGCCCGGAAGATGAGTATGTGAAGTATGCGCAGACGCAGCGTATTAAGTTGATGTATTAA
- the ybjH gene encoding protein YbjH has protein sequence MIMKNYVLLGAFLMSFTGATMAQSVTVDVPSGYKVVVVPDSVSVPQAVSVATVPQTVYVAPAPAYRPHPYVRHLASVGEGMVIEHQIDDHHH, from the coding sequence ATGATTATGAAGAATTATGTTTTGCTGGGCGCGTTTCTCATGAGCTTTACCGGTGCAACGATGGCGCAAAGCGTTACCGTCGATGTGCCGAGTGGATACAAAGTGGTAGTGGTCCCTGATTCTGTCAGCGTTCCACAAGCTGTCAGTGTCGCTACTGTGCCGCAAACCGTCTATGTGGCTCCTGCTCCAGCTTACCGTCCACATCCGTATGTTCGTCACCTTGCCAGCGTTGGCGAAGGGATGGTTATCGAACATCAGATCGATGACCATCACCATTAA